The DNA region CAATACGCCAGCTACCGTCCTGGGCCTGGAAGCTTGCCGGTACGGTGGTGAAGAAGTCCAGACCGGTTTCGGAGGCTTCAATCAGACGTACGCCCGGATCGCCGTGGCGCAGGGAGCCACCCACTTCAGCCTGGAACTTGTTCCATGCCTGCGGGGAGTTCCAGCCCGGTGCCCATGCGAATGGGATCTGTGAACGCGGCGCAGACGGCTGGTTGTTCCCTTCCATAGAGAAGGCGAACATGGTGTCTTTATCCTGCGGCTGGCGCGGTTCGTGTACGCTGATGTTGGCGCGCATGGCGGTACGACCGCTGTAGCGGTGCGGTTCACGTGCCAGCTTCTGGCCGCGAATGCGGAAGCTTGCTTCAGGTGCGGCATCTTTAATGCCTGCCAGCTGAGGCAGTTTTTCCACCACCGCATCGATAACGTGGTCAAGCTGCGTCCAGTCCACTTCACGGCTCTGTACGGTACTGTGCAGGGAGTGCAGCCAGCGCCAGCTTTCCAGCATTACGGTGTTGCTGTCGTAGTACGCCGGGTCATAAACCTGGAAGAAACGCTGTGCGCGGCCTTCGTTGTTGATAACCGTACCGTCGCTTTCCGCGAAGCTTGCCGCAGAGAGCACCAGGTGCGCTTTGTCCATGATCGCGGTGCGCTGATGGTCGATGACCATCACCAGCGGCGCTTTCGAGAGCGCGGCGTCAACGCGCGCGGCTGAGGCGTGGCGATGCAGGTCGTTTTCCAGCACCACAACGGCGTCAGCGGCACCGGATTCCAGCTCGCTTAACGCTTCTTCCAGCGAGCCGCCGCCAATCATCCCCAGGCCAATGCTGTTCACCGCACGGGCAATCATGGTTACGCCGACGTCCGCGCCGCGGCCTTTGAGGGCTTTAGCAACGTTTGCAGCCGCCTGAACGATCTCCGCGCTGCCGGCGTTAGTACCGGAAATAATCAGCGGTTTCTTCGCACCGGCCAGGGCCTGAACAATCACGTCAACCTTGTTTTGCAGGTCGCGATCCAGCTCAACGGCAGGGGAGTTGTTGTCCAGCGCGTGAGCAATGGCAAAGCCAAGACGGGCCTGATCTTCAACCGGCGCGCAGTAGGTCCACGCCGCGATATCGTCCAGACGGGTATTGTCGACGTTGGTCACAAACAGAGGATGCTTCGCGCGCTGGCCGATGTTGAGGATCGCCGCAATTTGCCAGTCAGCCACTTTCTGCGCCGCTGCCATTTCACGCGCTTTACCCTTCACCGCCTGACGAACCGCCAGAGCCGCGCGTGCGCCGGTCTGGGTCAGGTCTTCACCCAGCACCAGAACCGCATCGTAGGATTCAATTTCGCGCAGCGCAGGGGTATGAATACCGCCTTCACGCAGCACTTTCAGCACCAGCTGCAGACGTTCCTGCTCGCCCTGAGCGATACCGGTGTAGAAGTTTTCCGCCCCAACCAGCTCGCGCAGCGCAAAGTTGCTTTCAACGCTGGCGCGCGGGGAGCCGATACCGATGACTTTCTTCGACTGGCGCAGAATATCTGCCGCGCCCTGCATCGCCTGTTCGGCGTTCAGGGTAATGAAGTCGTCGCCACGGCGCTGAACCGGCTGACGCGGACGGTCTTTCAGGTTCACATAGCCATAGCCGAAACGACCGCGGTCGCACAGGAAGTAGTGGTTAACGGTACCGTTGTAACGGTTTTCGATACGACGCAGTTCGCCGTAGCGCTCACCCGGGCTGGTGTTACAGCCGAGGGAACACTGCTGGCAGATGCTTGGCGCAAACTGCATGTCCCATTTACGGTTGTAACGCTCGGAGTGGGTTTTATCCGTGAATACGCCGGTCGGGCAGATTTCTACCAGGTTACCGGAGAATTCGCTCTCAAGCGTACCGTCTTCCGGACGACCGAAGTAGACGTTATCGTGCGCGCCGTACACGCCCAGATCCTGACCGTCCGCGTAGTCTTTGTAGTAACGCACGCAGCGGTAGCAGGCGATGCAGCGGTTCATTTCGTGAGAGATGAACGGCCCCAGGTCCTGGTTACGGTGGGTACGCTTGGTAAAGCGATAGCGACGGAAGCTGTGGCCGGTCATCACGGTCATATCCTGAAGGTGGCAGTTACCGCCCTCTTCACAGACCGGACAGTCGTGCGGGTGGTTGGTCATCAACCATTCCACAACGCTTTCGCGGAACTGTTTCGCTTCTTCGTCATCAATCGAAATAAAGGTGCCTTCGGTGGCTGGCGTCATACAGGACATCACCAGGCGACCACGCGTGTCTTCCGCGTTTTGATATTGCTTCACCGCACACTGGCGGCAAGCACCGACGCTGCCCAGCGCCGGATGCCAGCAAAAGTACGGAATATCGAGGCCCAGAGACAGACAAGCTTCTAGCAGGTTGTCCGCCCCGTTGACTTCGTATTCTTTGCCGTCTACATGAATCGTAGCCATTAGCATGCTTCCAGTTGGCTCGAATTGCTTCGAGCGTTAATCAAAATTCTGTCTTTACCAGCGTGCTTTCAGCAGGTTCGGCTGAATCCCATTGATTGAATGGGTATTGCTGAACGGCTGCTTGATGCCTGCTTCGAATTCGTCGCGG from Enterobacter chengduensis includes:
- the nuoG gene encoding NADH-quinone oxidoreductase subunit NuoG; the protein is MATIHVDGKEYEVNGADNLLEACLSLGLDIPYFCWHPALGSVGACRQCAVKQYQNAEDTRGRLVMSCMTPATEGTFISIDDEEAKQFRESVVEWLMTNHPHDCPVCEEGGNCHLQDMTVMTGHSFRRYRFTKRTHRNQDLGPFISHEMNRCIACYRCVRYYKDYADGQDLGVYGAHDNVYFGRPEDGTLESEFSGNLVEICPTGVFTDKTHSERYNRKWDMQFAPSICQQCSLGCNTSPGERYGELRRIENRYNGTVNHYFLCDRGRFGYGYVNLKDRPRQPVQRRGDDFITLNAEQAMQGAADILRQSKKVIGIGSPRASVESNFALRELVGAENFYTGIAQGEQERLQLVLKVLREGGIHTPALREIESYDAVLVLGEDLTQTGARAALAVRQAVKGKAREMAAAQKVADWQIAAILNIGQRAKHPLFVTNVDNTRLDDIAAWTYCAPVEDQARLGFAIAHALDNNSPAVELDRDLQNKVDVIVQALAGAKKPLIISGTNAGSAEIVQAAANVAKALKGRGADVGVTMIARAVNSIGLGMIGGGSLEEALSELESGAADAVVVLENDLHRHASAARVDAALSKAPLVMVIDHQRTAIMDKAHLVLSAASFAESDGTVINNEGRAQRFFQVYDPAYYDSNTVMLESWRWLHSLHSTVQSREVDWTQLDHVIDAVVEKLPQLAGIKDAAPEASFRIRGQKLAREPHRYSGRTAMRANISVHEPRQPQDKDTMFAFSMEGNNQPSAPRSQIPFAWAPGWNSPQAWNKFQAEVGGSLRHGDPGVRLIEASETGLDFFTTVPASFQAQDGSWRIAPYYHLFGSDELSQRSPVFQTRMPQPYIKLNPADAAKLGVNAGANVAFSYDGQTISLPLIISESLTAGQVGLPMGMPGIAPVLAGARLDNLQEAKA